One window of Acidobacteriota bacterium genomic DNA carries:
- a CDS encoding class I SAM-dependent methyltransferase: MNYRPKIYDEVTSASLGGDVEWYCAKALQTGGPVLELGAGTGRVTIPIAEAGIPIHALDADAGMLDGLRTRLEDRPARIRELVTVVPGNMRDFDLGAQFALVIAPFRAFLHNLDESQQRACLDCVRRHLVPGGLFAFNIFHPSLEYMSYHAGPLQGVWRWVATFDRPDGGFVMRSESNRYDTLNQIVHSNHRYDEYGPDGTLIGSWMQRLKLAYLYPRDVRALLSAAGFKDIRIDGDFNGSDLLKDTDELVIQARR, encoded by the coding sequence ATGAACTACAGACCAAAAATCTACGATGAGGTAACGTCCGCGAGTCTGGGGGGCGATGTCGAATGGTATTGCGCGAAAGCGCTTCAGACGGGCGGGCCCGTTCTTGAACTCGGGGCCGGAACCGGCCGCGTGACGATTCCGATCGCCGAAGCCGGCATTCCGATCCACGCGCTCGACGCCGACGCCGGGATGCTCGATGGGCTTCGGACCAGGCTCGAAGATCGGCCGGCGCGAATTCGCGAGCTTGTAACCGTCGTGCCCGGCAATATGCGCGACTTCGATCTTGGGGCGCAATTTGCCCTCGTTATCGCACCGTTCCGGGCGTTCCTTCATAACCTCGATGAAAGCCAGCAGCGCGCGTGTCTCGACTGCGTGCGCCGGCATCTTGTTCCGGGCGGGCTCTTCGCTTTCAACATTTTTCATCCCTCGCTGGAGTATATGTCTTATCACGCTGGACCGCTCCAAGGGGTTTGGCGTTGGGTCGCGACGTTCGATCGGCCGGACGGCGGGTTCGTTATGCGATCGGAGTCGAATCGTTACGATACGCTGAATCAGATTGTCCATTCAAATCACAGATATGACGAGTACGGCCCCGACGGGACGCTGATCGGTTCGTGGATGCAACGGCTCAAACTGGCTTATTTGTATCCGAGGGACGTCCGTGCATTGTTGTCGGCGGCCGGCTTCAAAGATATCCGCATCGATGGCGATTTCAACGGCAGCGATCTGTTGAAGGACACCGACGAACTGGTCATCCAGGCGCGCCGGTGA
- a CDS encoding sigma-54-dependent Fis family transcriptional regulator: MNTVLIVDDERGIRDTLSSVLEDEGFEVETVATGEDCLAAVETTHFACILLDIWLGPGIDGLETLERLRENGSDSAVVMISGHGNIETAVNATKLGAFDFIEKPLSLEKTVLTVRNAIKQRELERVNAQFAEQLSEEYAMIGESVAMRALRKQIAIVAPTDGRVLISGESGTGKELVARAIHAQSRRRNAPFVEINSAAIPEELVESELFGHAKGAFSGATAAKKGKFEIADGATLFLDEIGDMSPRVQAKMLRVLEEQRFEPVGSNTPIKVDVRVISATNKPLGDLIDDGHFRVDLFYRLNVIPFQIPPLRDRIEDVPMLVEHFNQRFSGAYGKKPKEFSANAIDALRNYAWLGNVRELKNTIERVVIMTQKHRIDADDLPRFNITDEPPASSFRFPSFKDATDAYQREFILHKLAEFEGNVSKAADSMGVDRSHLYRRMKGLGLQFKER; encoded by the coding sequence ATGAACACGGTACTGATAGTTGATGACGAGCGCGGAATCCGCGACACGCTGAGCAGCGTGCTTGAGGACGAAGGTTTCGAGGTCGAGACCGTCGCCACCGGCGAAGACTGCCTGGCGGCCGTCGAAACAACGCATTTTGCGTGCATTTTGCTCGACATCTGGCTGGGGCCGGGAATCGACGGGCTTGAGACGCTTGAGCGCTTGCGTGAGAACGGGTCGGATTCGGCGGTCGTGATGATCTCGGGACACGGCAATATCGAAACGGCCGTGAATGCGACAAAACTCGGCGCGTTCGATTTCATCGAAAAGCCACTGAGCCTTGAAAAGACCGTTCTCACCGTTCGGAATGCGATCAAACAGCGAGAACTCGAACGCGTCAACGCTCAGTTCGCGGAACAACTCTCGGAAGAATACGCGATGATCGGCGAATCGGTCGCGATGCGCGCGCTGCGAAAACAGATCGCGATCGTTGCGCCGACCGACGGCCGCGTGTTGATTTCGGGCGAATCGGGAACCGGAAAAGAACTTGTCGCGCGCGCGATCCACGCCCAATCGCGGCGTCGGAACGCGCCTTTCGTCGAAATCAATTCGGCGGCGATTCCTGAGGAACTTGTCGAATCAGAGCTTTTCGGTCACGCGAAAGGAGCTTTTTCGGGCGCGACTGCAGCCAAAAAAGGGAAGTTCGAGATCGCCGACGGAGCAACACTTTTTCTCGATGAGATCGGCGATATGTCGCCGCGCGTTCAGGCCAAAATGCTGCGCGTCCTGGAAGAGCAGCGTTTCGAACCGGTCGGTTCGAACACGCCTATCAAGGTCGACGTCCGGGTTATTTCGGCAACCAACAAACCACTCGGCGATCTGATTGATGACGGACATTTTCGTGTCGATCTCTTTTACCGGTTGAATGTGATCCCGTTTCAGATTCCGCCCCTGCGCGACCGGATCGAGGATGTCCCGATGCTCGTCGAGCATTTCAATCAGCGGTTTTCGGGAGCTTACGGCAAGAAACCAAAAGAATTCAGCGCTAACGCGATCGATGCGCTGCGGAACTATGCGTGGCTCGGCAATGTCCGCGAACTCAAGAACACGATCGAGCGCGTCGTCATCATGACCCAGAAACACAGGATCGACGCCGACGATCTGCCGCGGTTCAATATCACTGACGAGCCGCCCGCGTCGAGTTTCCGGTTTCCGTCGTTCAAGGATGCGACCGATGCCTACCAACGCGAGTTCATCCTCCACAAACTCGCCGAATTCGAAGGCAACGTCTCAAAGGCCGCCGACTCGATGGGCGTCGACCGCAGCCATCTTTATCGAAGGATGAAGGGGTTGGGGCTTCAGTTCAAGGAACGATAA
- the mdh gene encoding malate dehydrogenase produces the protein MAAGRNKITVVGAGNVGATAAHWIASKELADVVLVDIVEGTPQGKSLDLAQAAPIDGFDVKLVGTNSYEETANSDIVIITAGLPRKPGMSRDDLLKINSDIVGTVTDQVAKYSPNAFIIVVSNPLDAMTQVAYVRSGFPKNRVMGMAGILDSARMRCFVAEELNVSVENVTCFVLGGHGDTMVPLPRYSTVAGIPITELIPKDRLDAIVARTANGGAEIVGLLKTGSAFYAPSLAAVEMAEAILKDKKKILPCAVYLEGEYGINNLFVGVPVKLGKNGVEQIIEISLTNDERAALQKSAGSVQELIDVLGI, from the coding sequence ATGGCAGCAGGAAGAAATAAGATCACGGTTGTCGGAGCCGGAAACGTCGGTGCGACGGCCGCGCATTGGATCGCTTCGAAGGAACTCGCGGACGTCGTTTTGGTTGACATCGTCGAAGGCACGCCGCAGGGCAAATCGCTCGATCTCGCGCAGGCCGCGCCGATCGACGGATTCGATGTCAAACTCGTCGGCACAAACTCGTATGAGGAAACCGCGAACTCGGATATCGTCATCATCACCGCCGGACTTCCGCGCAAACCCGGAATGAGCCGCGACGATCTTTTGAAGATCAATTCGGACATCGTCGGAACGGTCACCGATCAAGTTGCGAAATACTCGCCAAACGCGTTCATCATCGTCGTTTCAAACCCGCTCGACGCGATGACGCAGGTCGCCTACGTGCGTTCCGGATTCCCCAAGAACCGCGTTATGGGAATGGCTGGAATACTCGACTCGGCGCGTATGCGCTGCTTCGTCGCCGAAGAACTCAATGTTTCGGTCGAGAACGTCACCTGTTTCGTCCTCGGCGGACACGGCGACACGATGGTTCCGTTGCCGCGTTATTCGACGGTCGCCGGAATCCCGATCACGGAACTGATCCCGAAAGACCGCCTCGACGCGATCGTCGCCCGCACCGCGAACGGCGGCGCCGAGATCGTCGGACTGCTCAAGACCGGTTCGGCATTCTACGCCCCGTCGCTGGCGGCCGTCGAGATGGCCGAAGCGATTCTGAAGGACAAGAAGAAGATCCTGCCGTGCGCGGTCTATCTCGAAGGCGAATACGGCATCAACAACCTGTTCGTCGGCGTCCCCGTAAAACTCGGCAAGAACGGCGTCGAGCAGATCATCGAGATCTCACTCACAAACGACGAGCGCGCCGCGCTCCAGAAGAGTGCCGGTTCGGTCCAGGAACTGATCGACGTTTTGGGAATCTAG
- a CDS encoding NfeD family protein — protein MEQLAWIFWLVLGIGLIIAEIFTFGFVLFWFGIGAIAAAALGFLGFGLGVQFLVFAGVSMVLTVMSRTIFVRYLSHGDENDMKMGMDSLPGQVGTVLSESKGALNEGAVKVFGSTWTAYPEDDSKPLIEGEKVEVVRVQGNSIWVRPVNTSRELPEWRKGKESSGG, from the coding sequence ATGGAACAATTAGCCTGGATATTTTGGTTGGTACTCGGAATCGGACTCATCATCGCCGAGATCTTCACGTTTGGATTCGTGCTTTTTTGGTTCGGGATCGGCGCGATCGCGGCGGCGGCGCTTGGATTTCTAGGTTTCGGTTTGGGTGTCCAGTTTTTGGTTTTCGCCGGTGTTTCGATGGTTCTCACCGTGATGTCGCGGACGATCTTCGTCAGATATCTTTCGCACGGCGACGAAAACGATATGAAGATGGGAATGGACTCGCTGCCGGGACAGGTCGGCACCGTCTTGTCGGAGAGCAAAGGAGCCCTCAACGAAGGCGCGGTGAAGGTGTTCGGTTCAACCTGGACCGCCTACCCCGAAGACGATTCAAAACCGCTCATCGAAGGCGAAAAGGTCGAAGTGGTTCGGGTTCAGGGAAATTCGATCTGGGTTCGCCCGGTGAACACGTCGCGCGAACTTCCGGAATGGCGGAAAGGGAAAGAAAGCTCGGGGGGATGA
- a CDS encoding HAMP domain-containing protein, producing the protein MAEKDQKRVRRVSPWLLGAIVLVLMTFLVLLQSSNLWKKLSVESANDTLLLYALSSLNFFAFVIFGFIFLRSLLKLSRERRAFVLGSKFKTRLWLYFFLISVLPIIAMAGFSYLFMNRALERWFTQIPEDVVRRSQEIKNKAIGLQAEKFRETAEMLAVTLDEHQIGNGELARVAEAGGLSHVEVLSRDGKTVESATRESAQNEEFRATIAMARSGGLDDPKLSDGKGFDAAVATLRDGRRLLVVSSLFAEESASQFVDQSLIEFDRLKGEQTTVRQIGLSTLGLLTFLLIFASSWMAVYIARGLTVPLNALAEGADEIARGKLGHQVDVFAEDELALLVRSFNQMSAKLGENSAELEERRRYTETVLLSLSTGVISFDAGNRVTTINSAAIQILRLEDADFTGFRLEQLFKEENRVVIERLLGRARRVGQASEQTVLQRENVAGGTDSVGSLPVAISATALPQGLAEASGIVLVIEDLSELIAAQRASAWAEVARRMAHEIKNPLTPIQLSAERIAKRCALGGNPEQAAGVVKDGTETILREVNSLKALVDEFSRFARLPNVKLESGSVNETIAQAAALYEDRGVALEQNLAADLPEAMIDDEQLKRVFVNLIENAIEAFDPTQADKRISLKSFLDSGRDLIVAEVSDNGAGISPADFQKLFQPYFSTKGRGTGLGLAIVQRIVSEHRGKIKAVNNSGGGAKFIVELPTGSEK; encoded by the coding sequence ATGGCCGAAAAGGATCAAAAGCGTGTCCGGCGAGTCTCTCCGTGGCTTCTCGGGGCGATCGTGCTCGTGCTGATGACGTTTCTGGTTCTGCTTCAGTCGTCTAACCTTTGGAAAAAACTCTCGGTCGAATCCGCCAACGACACACTGCTGCTTTACGCGCTTTCGTCGCTGAATTTCTTTGCCTTCGTAATTTTCGGTTTCATCTTTCTGCGGAGTCTCTTGAAACTCTCGCGCGAGCGGCGCGCTTTCGTGCTCGGGTCGAAGTTCAAGACCCGGCTCTGGCTTTATTTCTTTCTTATCAGTGTTTTACCGATCATTGCGATGGCCGGGTTCTCGTATCTCTTTATGAACCGAGCGCTCGAGCGATGGTTCACGCAGATTCCCGAAGACGTCGTCCGGCGCTCGCAGGAGATCAAGAACAAGGCGATAGGGTTGCAGGCCGAAAAGTTCCGCGAAACCGCCGAGATGCTCGCCGTGACGCTTGACGAGCATCAGATCGGAAATGGCGAACTTGCGCGCGTAGCTGAAGCCGGCGGGTTGTCTCACGTCGAAGTTCTTTCGCGTGACGGCAAAACGGTTGAATCGGCAACACGTGAAAGCGCCCAAAACGAGGAGTTTCGGGCGACCATCGCGATGGCGCGATCGGGAGGTCTCGACGATCCGAAACTCAGCGACGGCAAAGGCTTCGACGCGGCGGTGGCAACGCTCCGCGACGGGCGTCGATTGCTCGTTGTTTCGAGTCTTTTTGCGGAAGAAAGCGCGAGCCAGTTCGTCGATCAATCGCTGATCGAGTTCGATCGTCTCAAGGGGGAGCAAACGACGGTTCGGCAGATCGGACTTTCGACTCTCGGACTGCTGACGTTCCTTCTGATCTTCGCGTCGAGTTGGATGGCCGTTTACATTGCCCGTGGTCTGACAGTACCGCTAAATGCGCTCGCCGAAGGCGCGGACGAGATCGCGCGCGGCAAACTCGGTCATCAGGTCGATGTTTTTGCCGAGGATGAACTTGCGCTTCTGGTCCGTTCGTTCAATCAAATGTCGGCGAAGCTCGGTGAGAACTCGGCCGAACTCGAGGAAAGGCGTCGCTACACCGAAACCGTCTTGCTTTCGCTTTCGACCGGCGTCATCTCGTTCGACGCGGGTAATCGCGTGACTACCATCAACAGCGCCGCAATACAGATTTTGCGGCTCGAGGACGCGGATTTCACCGGATTCCGGCTCGAACAGTTGTTCAAAGAAGAGAATCGCGTCGTCATCGAACGGCTTTTGGGCCGTGCACGGCGTGTCGGACAGGCGAGTGAGCAAACGGTTCTGCAGCGCGAGAATGTCGCCGGCGGCACGGACAGCGTCGGAAGTTTGCCGGTGGCGATCTCGGCGACGGCGCTGCCTCAGGGGCTCGCCGAGGCGAGCGGCATCGTGCTCGTCATTGAAGATCTTTCCGAGTTGATCGCAGCGCAGCGAGCTTCCGCGTGGGCTGAGGTCGCAAGGCGAATGGCGCACGAGATCAAGAATCCGTTGACGCCGATTCAACTTTCAGCCGAGCGCATCGCGAAACGTTGTGCGCTGGGCGGAAATCCGGAACAGGCCGCGGGCGTGGTCAAGGACGGCACGGAAACCATCCTGCGCGAGGTCAACAGTTTGAAAGCTCTGGTCGACGAATTCTCGAGGTTCGCGCGGCTGCCGAACGTAAAACTCGAAAGCGGCTCCGTGAACGAGACGATCGCCCAAGCGGCGGCGCTCTATGAAGACCGAGGAGTCGCCCTCGAACAGAATCTTGCCGCCGACCTGCCCGAGGCAATGATCGACGACGAGCAGTTGAAACGGGTCTTCGTCAATCTTATCGAGAACGCGATCGAGGCGTTCGATCCAACTCAGGCGGACAAACGCATATCGTTGAAGTCCTTTCTGGACTCCGGTCGCGATCTGATCGTTGCCGAGGTTTCGGATAACGGCGCAGGGATTTCTCCGGCGGATTTTCAGAAGCTTTTTCAGCCGTATTTTTCGACCAAGGGCCGCGGAACGGGACTCGGGCTGGCCATCGTCCAGCGAATCGTGTCGGAACATCGCGGCAAGATCAAGGCCGTCAACAATTCGGGCGGCGGAGCGAAGTTCATCGTTGAACTTCCGACGGGAAGTGAAAAGTGA
- a CDS encoding amidohydrolase family protein, translating to MRFVAILVAICLIAPLVALGQKTIVSGTRYGRLVIRNAMVVDGSGKPASGPFDIVVENDLIKEIVSFDPVAAKEGKARRPAAGEVEIDATGKYVLPGLINLHGHTQDERGGVSQPVEYCTKLWLACGITTVRDAWANKKVLGYRDQINAGKLVGPRIFPYGGYFDAPTPTNAEQARQRVRDLKSAGYDGIKLYTIDRDLMAAMMDESRKLGMRVMHHVGVEETNAWDDIKFGTTSIEHWYGIPDAAIDSGRQNFPPSYNYNNEVDRFRYAGRLWREANPEKLMKVLDGMVAAGVAWDPTLVIYEASRDLQRAQNNPAFAEYLHPVLAEYFKPNPANHGSYFIGWSSTDETFWKENYRIWMNAVYEFERRGGLIGTGEDSGFIYQLYGFGLLRELELHQEAGFHPLKVIQHATSNGAKILGKEETLGRVRVGYKADLIVVNGNPLENLKVLSPLGVEEIREGKVYKTGGIEWTIKDGIPFHAPTLAKEVREMVAKAR from the coding sequence ATGAGATTTGTCGCGATTCTTGTCGCTATTTGTTTGATCGCTCCGCTGGTCGCGTTAGGTCAAAAGACGATCGTCAGCGGGACGCGTTACGGACGCCTCGTGATCCGCAACGCGATGGTCGTTGACGGTAGCGGCAAACCGGCTTCCGGACCGTTCGACATCGTCGTTGAAAATGACCTGATCAAAGAGATCGTAAGTTTCGATCCGGTCGCGGCCAAAGAAGGCAAGGCGCGCCGTCCGGCCGCCGGCGAGGTCGAGATCGATGCGACCGGCAAATACGTTCTGCCGGGCCTGATCAATCTGCACGGCCACACACAGGACGAGCGCGGCGGCGTTTCGCAGCCCGTCGAATATTGCACCAAGCTCTGGCTCGCGTGCGGGATCACGACCGTTCGCGACGCCTGGGCGAACAAGAAAGTCCTCGGCTATCGCGATCAGATAAATGCCGGTAAACTCGTCGGTCCGCGGATATTCCCCTACGGTGGCTATTTCGACGCGCCGACGCCGACGAACGCCGAGCAGGCGCGCCAGCGTGTTCGCGATCTCAAATCGGCCGGTTACGACGGCATCAAGCTCTATACCATCGACCGCGACCTGATGGCGGCGATGATGGACGAGTCGCGCAAACTGGGAATGCGGGTGATGCATCACGTCGGGGTTGAGGAAACCAATGCGTGGGACGACATCAAATTCGGAACGACGAGCATCGAACATTGGTACGGAATTCCGGATGCGGCGATCGATTCGGGGCGACAGAATTTTCCTCCCTCTTACAATTACAACAACGAGGTCGATCGGTTTCGTTACGCAGGCCGTCTTTGGCGCGAGGCGAATCCCGAAAAGCTGATGAAGGTCCTCGACGGAATGGTCGCCGCGGGCGTCGCCTGGGATCCGACGCTCGTCATTTATGAAGCGTCGCGGGATCTGCAGCGTGCGCAGAACAATCCGGCGTTCGCCGAATATCTGCATCCGGTGCTCGCGGAGTATTTCAAGCCGAATCCGGCGAATCACGGCTCATATTTTATCGGATGGTCGTCGACCGACGAGACTTTTTGGAAAGAGAATTACCGGATCTGGATGAACGCCGTTTACGAATTCGAACGCCGCGGCGGACTCATCGGGACCGGCGAAGATTCTGGGTTCATTTATCAGTTGTACGGATTCGGCTTGCTGCGCGAACTCGAACTACATCAGGAAGCGGGATTTCATCCGCTCAAGGTGATTCAGCACGCAACATCGAACGGCGCGAAGATCCTTGGAAAGGAAGAGACGCTCGGACGCGTTCGAGTCGGTTACAAAGCCGACCTGATCGTCGTCAACGGCAACCCATTGGAAAATCTGAAGGTCCTGTCGCCGCTCGGCGTCGAGGAGATCCGCGAAGGCAAGGTATACAAAACGGGCGGAATCGAATGGACGATCAAGGACGGCATCCCGTTCCACGCCCCGACGCTCGCCAAAGAGGTAAGGGAAATGGTTGCAAAAGCCAGGTGA